A genomic window from Synechococcus sp. WH 8016 includes:
- a CDS encoding metal ABC transporter permease — translation MTFLLEPLQHAFMVRALLISATVGGVCGLLSCYMTLKGWALMGDAVSHSVLPGVILAYALGLPFSVGAFVFGVGSVATIGFVKQKSRIKEDTVIGLVFTGFFALGLVLVSKTRSNIDLTHILFGNVLGISIADIQQTMLISALVTAVLLLFRRDLLLFCFDPTHARSIGINTGVLHYLLLSVLSLAAVAGLQTVGIILVVAMLVTPGATAYLLTDRFDRMSWLAIGSSILSSILGVYTSYWTDSSTAGCIVLVQTGLFLVAFLFAPKYGIVRY, via the coding sequence ATCACATTTCTGCTTGAGCCTCTTCAGCACGCCTTCATGGTGCGGGCTTTGCTGATCAGTGCCACCGTCGGTGGCGTCTGTGGTCTCCTCTCTTGCTATATGACCCTGAAGGGTTGGGCTTTGATGGGTGATGCTGTTTCGCATTCTGTCTTGCCAGGGGTGATCTTGGCCTATGCATTAGGGCTACCTTTTTCGGTTGGGGCCTTTGTCTTTGGTGTGGGATCAGTGGCCACGATTGGTTTCGTTAAGCAGAAATCTCGAATCAAGGAAGACACCGTGATTGGCCTCGTGTTTACAGGCTTTTTCGCTCTGGGTCTGGTGTTGGTCTCGAAGACGCGTAGCAATATTGACCTCACACATATTCTTTTTGGCAATGTGCTTGGCATCTCTATTGCAGATATCCAACAAACCATGCTGATTTCAGCCCTTGTAACGGCTGTTCTTTTGTTGTTTCGTCGTGATCTGCTTCTGTTTTGTTTTGACCCTACGCATGCACGCTCGATTGGCATTAATACCGGCGTTCTCCACTATTTGCTTCTCTCCGTTCTTTCTCTAGCGGCGGTTGCTGGCTTGCAAACCGTAGGCATTATTTTGGTCGTTGCCATGTTGGTGACTCCTGGAGCTACCGCTTATTTACTCACCGATCGCTTTGATCGAATGAGTTGGTTGGCGATAGGAAGCAGCATCCTTTCCAGCATTCTTGGGGTTTATACAAGCTATTGGACGGATAGTTCCACCGCTGGTTGCATCGTTCTTGTGCAGACCGGTTTGTTCTTGGTTGCGTTCCTCTTTGCTCCTAAATACGGTATCGTTAGATACTAG
- a CDS encoding DUF2973 domain-containing protein, translated as MLSALFPLVYGSVFVFLLVQAFRMMRMSSSSTAPANSRRRTDRTGLLTTHPELLDANGSITGEDLLVVHFPGQDRPEASITD; from the coding sequence ATGCTGTCTGCACTTTTTCCCTTGGTTTATGGAAGCGTCTTCGTCTTCCTGTTGGTCCAAGCCTTTCGAATGATGCGCATGAGCTCTAGCTCTACGGCCCCTGCCAATTCAAGACGCCGGACAGACCGGACAGGTTTGTTAACCACCCATCCCGAACTCCTAGACGCCAACGGTTCCATCACCGGAGAAGATCTTCTGGTCGTGCACTTCCCGGGCCAGGATCGTCCCGAAGCGTCCATCACTGATTGA
- a CDS encoding glycosyltransferase family 2 protein — translation MVACVVGVTALAAALGLSILLLGLQRVFASAPTLWHHNDQDISKTSLTVVIPAFNEALNIDGCLRHVLKSDKPCSHWEVIVVDDQSSDNTVNIAEQTIRAFAGSDQPNAAVLQAGPRPKGERWVGKNWGCSQAMEQVQSTWVLFIDADVSLAPDAIRRALHQSIQEKADLFSLAPRLTCGCLTEWMVQPIMASLLGLGFPILEANDPDSTVAFAAGPFMLFRRDSYNAIGGHRALAGEVVEDLALARLIKEGGFRLRYVLGIDAVDLQMYANFEALWEGWSKNWFLGLDRSISKSLGAGGVVLLMFTLPWLLLPTSLTMACLSSHDQSLWLGDAGLGLIAILMQLSVRLWTRSRFSVPLRHWWLMGIGGLIIGLIAPTSVWKSLTGKGWTWKGRSLAEAQAL, via the coding sequence ATGGTGGCTTGCGTTGTAGGAGTCACAGCCCTAGCGGCTGCGCTTGGACTGAGCATCCTTCTTCTCGGCCTACAGCGCGTGTTTGCCTCAGCTCCAACGCTCTGGCACCACAACGATCAAGACATCAGCAAGACCAGTCTCACCGTTGTGATCCCAGCCTTCAACGAAGCGCTCAATATTGACGGTTGTCTGAGGCACGTACTGAAGTCTGATAAGCCTTGCTCTCACTGGGAGGTGATTGTTGTCGACGATCAGTCGAGCGACAACACGGTCAACATTGCGGAACAGACCATCCGTGCTTTCGCCGGTTCTGATCAACCCAATGCAGCCGTTCTCCAAGCTGGTCCACGCCCCAAGGGAGAGCGTTGGGTAGGAAAGAACTGGGGTTGCAGCCAAGCCATGGAGCAGGTCCAAAGCACATGGGTGCTGTTCATCGACGCCGATGTCAGCCTGGCACCCGATGCCATCCGTCGAGCACTCCACCAGAGCATCCAGGAGAAGGCCGATCTCTTCAGCCTTGCTCCACGCTTGACCTGTGGATGTCTCACCGAATGGATGGTTCAACCCATCATGGCGAGCTTGCTAGGGCTTGGGTTTCCGATCCTCGAAGCCAACGATCCTGATTCAACAGTGGCCTTTGCGGCAGGACCCTTCATGTTGTTCCGAAGGGACAGCTACAACGCCATCGGCGGCCACAGGGCCCTCGCGGGGGAAGTTGTCGAAGATCTGGCTTTGGCGCGGCTGATTAAGGAGGGGGGGTTTCGCCTGCGATACGTGCTCGGAATTGATGCCGTCGACCTACAGATGTACGCCAATTTCGAGGCTCTTTGGGAAGGCTGGAGCAAAAACTGGTTCCTTGGGCTGGATCGCAGCATCAGCAAATCCTTAGGAGCTGGCGGCGTGGTGCTGTTGATGTTCACGCTGCCATGGCTACTCCTGCCGACCAGCCTGACGATGGCGTGTCTGAGCAGTCATGATCAAAGTCTTTGGCTCGGAGATGCTGGTCTCGGATTGATCGCAATCCTGATGCAACTCAGCGTTCGCCTCTGGACACGATCCCGATTTTCGGTGCCCTTACGCCATTGGTGGCTCATGGGCATTGGCGGCCTCATCATCGGGCTGATCGCACCCACATCCGTTTGGAAGAGCCTGACGGGAAAGGGCTGGACCTGGAAAGGCCGCTCCCTTGCCGAGGCTCAGGCGCTCTAA
- a CDS encoding AbrB family transcriptional regulator yields MLTGADLLAKVKDLGDVSKTDLATQCGYVSKKKDGSDRVNFTAFYEALLNAKGIDLGGGAGGIGKGGRKLSYIAKVQGNGNLLIGKAYTAMLDLSPGDNFTIKLGRKQIRLIPEGSEDTED; encoded by the coding sequence ATGCTCACTGGTGCAGACCTGCTCGCTAAGGTCAAAGATCTTGGCGATGTATCAAAGACCGATTTAGCCACTCAGTGTGGCTACGTCTCAAAGAAGAAAGACGGAAGTGATCGTGTAAATTTCACTGCATTTTATGAGGCTCTTCTGAACGCCAAAGGTATTGATCTCGGAGGCGGAGCAGGGGGAATTGGCAAAGGCGGACGCAAGCTCAGCTACATCGCCAAAGTGCAAGGCAATGGAAACCTCTTAATCGGGAAAGCCTATACAGCGATGCTTGATCTGAGCCCTGGCGACAATTTCACCATCAAGCTAGGTCGAAAGCAAATCCGTCTCATCCCCGAAGGCAGTGAAGATACCGAAGATTAA
- a CDS encoding isoprenylcysteine carboxylmethyltransferase family protein, translating into MSSQLTAINWAKAVTILLILGLIGLFGIEGQRQILYACMHISYCLWWLIEQRIYPERRKQIFTEKVDFSGFVGALVIVGVFYSLPAFLAFTNSTELSIAATATAIPLFYFGSLINTAADIQKTTAKESGTGLVRTGIWSGVRHINYTGDLMRYLSFSVIAGSLWAFLVPLSVFLLYLQRIRDKEASMRIKYQDFSDYKSTSFRLIPGIW; encoded by the coding sequence ATGTCATCACAACTAACTGCAATCAATTGGGCAAAAGCGGTCACGATCCTTTTGATTCTTGGTTTGATAGGGCTATTTGGTATCGAAGGTCAGCGGCAAATCCTATACGCGTGTATGCACATTAGCTATTGCTTATGGTGGCTTATAGAGCAAAGGATTTATCCAGAGCGTCGCAAGCAGATTTTCACAGAAAAAGTTGATTTCTCTGGATTTGTTGGTGCACTGGTGATTGTTGGAGTTTTTTATTCACTACCAGCATTTTTAGCCTTTACAAACTCAACAGAGCTTTCCATCGCAGCTACGGCAACGGCAATTCCACTTTTTTACTTCGGAAGCCTGATCAACACGGCTGCTGACATCCAAAAAACAACAGCGAAAGAAAGCGGAACCGGTTTGGTTCGTACAGGAATTTGGAGTGGTGTACGCCATATCAATTACACAGGAGACTTGATGCGCTACCTAAGTTTTAGTGTGATAGCAGGTTCCCTTTGGGCATTCTTAGTGCCACTCTCAGTTTTTCTTTTGTACTTACAACGCATACGCGACAAAGAGGCATCAATGAGAATCAAATATCAGGATTTTTCGGATTACAAATCTACAAGTTTTCGCTTAATTCCTGGGATTTGGTAA
- a CDS encoding DUF924 family protein, with the protein METSPKAVLHFWFQDCRPHQWFRSNAEFDQVVLDRFGKITSSALKGELTHWEKDATSAFALVLMMDQFTRQIWRHEPRAFAGDAYALRLTRKAIAEGWIAEEPERVRRQFWLMPMLHSEDLAVIQEAITHLERWSDPATVAVASRHKNLIQRFGRYPQRNAALGRASSDEELKFLKDWQSRGKRKRSQSHACDQCSSHGPIHYRVKTAAQPHWQLACPSCWNKLQNHPGYQYGGTRKANRRDRQRR; encoded by the coding sequence ATGGAGACCAGCCCGAAAGCGGTGCTCCACTTCTGGTTTCAAGACTGTCGCCCGCACCAATGGTTTCGCAGCAATGCGGAGTTTGATCAGGTGGTGCTGGACCGCTTCGGCAAGATCACGTCATCAGCATTGAAAGGTGAACTAACCCACTGGGAGAAGGACGCGACCAGTGCTTTTGCACTGGTTTTGATGATGGATCAGTTCACCCGGCAGATATGGAGGCACGAACCCCGTGCGTTTGCTGGCGATGCTTATGCCCTAAGGCTGACCCGCAAAGCGATCGCGGAGGGATGGATCGCCGAAGAACCAGAACGGGTGCGTCGCCAATTTTGGTTGATGCCAATGCTGCACAGTGAGGACTTGGCAGTGATTCAGGAAGCGATCACCCACCTGGAACGCTGGAGCGACCCAGCCACCGTTGCAGTCGCCTCACGCCACAAGAATCTGATCCAGCGTTTCGGACGTTATCCCCAACGCAATGCCGCCCTGGGGAGGGCTTCCAGCGACGAGGAACTGAAGTTTTTAAAGGATTGGCAATCCCGTGGCAAACGCAAACGCTCCCAATCTCATGCTTGTGATCAATGCTCCAGTCATGGGCCCATTCATTACAGGGTGAAAACTGCAGCCCAACCTCACTGGCAATTGGCATGCCCCAGCTGCTGGAACAAGCTGCAAAACCATCCCGGTTATCAATATGGGGGAACGCGAAAAGCAAACCGCCGCGACCGACAACGCCGATAA
- a CDS encoding alpha/beta fold hydrolase: MLLIHPIGVGLSSRFWDRFIRCWQASDDTTTLLAPDLLGCGVHEHPNQQLAPEDWAAPLVDLLRDQTNTPTVLVSQGASLPIALAVAKSAPELVAGLVAISPPSWRILEEPFPQTQSQWIWRLLFQGPIGFWFYRYARRRAFLKSFSVNNLFANNKDVDDEWLDTLEQEAANMSTRWATFSFLAGFWRRNWISQWQKINQPVWLLFGQEATGIGRSKQWDDAQERIQTYAQQMPTAVSASIHGRNVLPYESTSECVSQLQRWLLHPSNPSNNHSISH; this comes from the coding sequence TTGCTTCTTATTCATCCGATTGGGGTTGGTTTATCCAGTCGGTTTTGGGATCGTTTCATCAGGTGTTGGCAAGCTTCTGACGACACGACGACCTTGCTGGCTCCAGACCTACTCGGATGCGGTGTACACGAGCATCCAAATCAACAGCTTGCCCCCGAAGATTGGGCGGCCCCACTGGTCGATCTTCTAAGAGACCAAACCAACACACCAACGGTTCTGGTCTCACAAGGAGCCTCTCTTCCCATTGCCTTGGCTGTAGCCAAGTCCGCACCGGAACTCGTCGCCGGCCTGGTTGCGATCAGCCCACCGAGTTGGCGCATTCTTGAGGAACCCTTTCCGCAAACACAATCTCAATGGATCTGGAGATTGCTGTTTCAGGGCCCAATCGGCTTTTGGTTTTATCGCTACGCACGCCGTCGAGCCTTTTTAAAATCGTTTTCTGTCAATAATTTATTTGCCAACAACAAAGACGTTGACGACGAATGGCTCGACACGTTGGAACAAGAAGCAGCCAACATGAGTACGCGTTGGGCAACATTTTCTTTTTTAGCTGGTTTTTGGAGACGCAACTGGATCAGTCAATGGCAGAAAATCAACCAACCTGTGTGGCTGTTGTTCGGGCAAGAGGCCACCGGAATCGGCCGCTCCAAGCAATGGGATGACGCACAAGAACGCATCCAAACCTATGCGCAGCAGATGCCAACTGCTGTGAGCGCAAGCATTCATGGACGCAACGTTCTTCCCTATGAATCAACGTCCGAGTGTGTGAGCCAACTCCAACGCTGGTTATTACACCCATCAAACCCTTCAAACAATCACTCCATCAGTCATTAG
- a CDS encoding DUF2256 domain-containing protein, with product MAPSLDRPTKICAVCGRPFQWRRKWKDVWEEVRYCSERCRRRRGETSAQRPS from the coding sequence ATGGCGCCATCGCTGGATCGCCCCACAAAAATCTGTGCCGTCTGCGGTCGCCCATTCCAATGGCGGCGCAAATGGAAAGATGTTTGGGAAGAGGTGCGTTATTGCTCTGAGCGCTGCAGACGCCGGCGTGGGGAAACTTCAGCACAACGGCCCTCATGA
- the sodC gene encoding superoxide dismutase family protein, whose product MYRLGALLALCLALLMPATVQASTIEITINSITSEGIGESIGTISARDTDQGLVIIPELSGLSEGEHGFHLHAGDQCAAQTNAEGDSVAGLAALGHWDPDQTDTHLGPFGNGHRGDLSRLVVDRDGNTTTSVVAPRLKASDLRGRALVVHAGGDTYADSPPLGGGGARIACGVGS is encoded by the coding sequence ATGTACCGACTTGGTGCACTCCTGGCTCTGTGCTTGGCATTGCTGATGCCTGCAACCGTGCAAGCCAGCACGATTGAAATCACGATCAACAGCATCACCAGTGAGGGAATCGGCGAATCCATCGGCACGATTAGTGCACGAGACACGGATCAAGGATTGGTGATTATTCCTGAACTCAGTGGACTGAGTGAGGGCGAGCATGGGTTCCACTTGCATGCTGGCGATCAGTGCGCTGCACAAACCAACGCAGAAGGAGACTCCGTCGCAGGCCTTGCAGCACTGGGACATTGGGATCCAGATCAAACCGACACCCATCTCGGACCTTTCGGGAATGGCCATCGCGGTGACCTCAGCCGATTAGTGGTGGACCGAGATGGCAACACCACCACAAGCGTGGTGGCACCACGGCTCAAGGCTTCCGACCTGCGCGGACGGGCTCTGGTGGTCCATGCAGGGGGAGACACCTATGCGGACTCGCCTCCCCTAGGTGGAGGTGGTGCTCGTATTGCCTGCGGTGTGGGGTCTTGA
- a CDS encoding metal ABC transporter substrate-binding protein has translation MFGRRFLRRFTALAIALPLAVACTKQDTLPGKRSHHSDDRPIVLTTFTILADMARQVAGDRLQVKSITKPGAEIHGYEPSPKDLEQASGADLIVENGLGLELWARRFVQSAGDVPTVTLTEGMEPLLIEGDAYAGKPNPHAWMSPLRAQGYVDRLVDAFSQLDPEGAELYRNNGNRYKLQLEQLDAELRNLLAVIPKQQRVLVSCEGAFSYLAQDYGFDEAYLWPVNAESQITPKRMARLIERVKNDQVPAVFCETTVSDKAQREVARASGARFGGSFYVDSLSKRNGPAPTLLDLQRHNVKLLRQGLAASAEKSS, from the coding sequence ATGTTTGGACGTCGTTTTTTGCGACGCTTTACTGCACTTGCTATCGCTTTACCCCTTGCTGTTGCTTGCACAAAGCAGGATACCTTGCCTGGGAAACGAAGTCATCATTCTGATGATCGTCCGATTGTTTTGACAACATTTACGATCCTCGCTGATATGGCTCGTCAGGTTGCGGGTGATCGCTTACAAGTTAAATCCATTACGAAACCAGGAGCAGAAATTCATGGATATGAGCCTTCTCCCAAGGATTTAGAGCAAGCATCAGGAGCAGATTTAATTGTAGAAAATGGGTTGGGATTGGAACTTTGGGCTCGTCGTTTTGTTCAATCGGCTGGTGATGTACCCACGGTCACTCTCACCGAGGGGATGGAGCCCTTGCTCATTGAGGGGGATGCCTATGCCGGTAAGCCCAATCCCCATGCCTGGATGTCACCTCTTCGGGCTCAGGGATACGTGGATCGACTTGTGGATGCCTTTTCTCAACTTGATCCAGAGGGGGCCGAGTTGTATCGAAACAATGGCAACCGCTACAAGCTCCAGTTGGAACAATTGGATGCTGAGTTACGCAACCTGCTCGCTGTCATTCCCAAGCAACAACGTGTCCTTGTCAGCTGTGAAGGGGCATTTTCTTACCTCGCCCAAGACTATGGATTTGATGAGGCGTATTTGTGGCCGGTGAACGCTGAAAGTCAGATCACTCCAAAACGCATGGCCCGTCTGATCGAGCGTGTCAAGAACGATCAGGTTCCCGCCGTGTTTTGTGAAACCACAGTGAGTGATAAGGCCCAACGGGAGGTGGCTCGAGCTTCGGGTGCTCGATTTGGTGGCAGCTTTTATGTGGACTCTTTATCAAAACGCAACGGTCCTGCGCCAACGCTGCTCGACCTTCAACGCCACAATGTGAAACTTCTTAGGCAGGGGTTGGCTGCGTCCGCCGAAAAGTCCTCATGA
- a CDS encoding metal ABC transporter ATP-binding protein produces MRIEADQICVDYNGTVALYDASLHLPSGCICGLVGMNGSGKSTLFKALTGFIRPSRGHIRINGRSVARAQRDQAVAYVPQSEGIDCDFPVSVWDVVMMGRYGAMNVLRIPRQSDRVAVRDALERVELLDLRDRPIAALSGGQRKRTFLARAIAQRASVLLLDEPFNGVDIRTEKLMAELFFQLRTEGRTILISTHDLSHVRDFCDLTVLINKTVLAYGETSEVFTPENLSLAFGGLPPDLLTGHSSSEDA; encoded by the coding sequence ATGCGGATTGAAGCCGATCAGATCTGTGTTGACTACAACGGCACAGTGGCTCTCTACGACGCTTCTCTTCATTTGCCTTCGGGATGCATCTGTGGATTGGTGGGCATGAATGGGTCCGGCAAATCGACACTCTTCAAGGCGCTAACTGGCTTTATCCGCCCCTCTCGCGGCCACATCAGAATCAATGGCCGCAGTGTTGCCCGGGCTCAGCGCGATCAAGCCGTTGCCTATGTGCCTCAGAGTGAAGGCATCGATTGTGATTTCCCCGTCTCTGTTTGGGATGTGGTGATGATGGGTCGCTATGGAGCCATGAATGTGCTCCGGATTCCACGACAGTCAGACAGGGTGGCCGTTCGCGATGCCCTGGAGCGCGTTGAGCTTCTTGATCTCAGGGATCGTCCGATCGCTGCTCTCTCTGGAGGTCAAAGGAAGCGGACATTTTTGGCAAGAGCCATTGCCCAGCGTGCATCGGTGTTGTTGTTGGACGAACCCTTCAATGGCGTGGATATACGTACGGAAAAGTTGATGGCCGAATTGTTTTTTCAGTTGCGTACGGAAGGACGCACTATTTTGATTTCCACCCACGATCTCAGTCATGTCAGAGACTTCTGCGATCTCACAGTTCTGATCAATAAAACGGTCTTGGCTTACGGTGAAACCTCTGAGGTGTTCACTCCGGAAAATCTTTCCTTGGCCTTCGGGGGCCTTCCTCCAGATTTATTGACCGGCCATAGTTCCTCGGAGGACGCTTGA
- a CDS encoding YccF domain-containing protein, with product MVKSILNILWVILGGLPMALGWWLAGLLSAISIVGLPWSRSCFVIGKFALWPFGFEAINRRELNGRVDLGTGPMGLIGNVIWFLVAGWWLAIGHLTSALACFVSIIGIPFGIQHIKLAVIAIAPIGMTIVPVNQNN from the coding sequence ATGGTCAAATCAATTCTCAATATTCTTTGGGTCATTCTTGGTGGCCTGCCCATGGCCTTGGGCTGGTGGTTGGCGGGTCTTCTCTCTGCCATCAGCATCGTGGGCCTGCCTTGGAGTCGCTCGTGTTTTGTGATTGGTAAATTTGCTCTATGGCCCTTTGGGTTTGAAGCCATTAATCGACGAGAGCTCAATGGGCGCGTTGATTTAGGCACCGGACCGATGGGTCTCATCGGAAATGTGATTTGGTTTTTAGTGGCTGGCTGGTGGCTGGCAATCGGCCATCTCACCTCAGCACTGGCCTGCTTCGTCTCCATCATTGGGATCCCCTTCGGGATTCAGCACATCAAACTCGCTGTGATTGCTATAGCTCCCATCGGAATGACCATCGTTCCAGTCAATCAAAACAACTAA